The proteins below are encoded in one region of Manis pentadactyla isolate mManPen7 chromosome 2, mManPen7.hap1, whole genome shotgun sequence:
- the SELENOP gene encoding selenoprotein P encodes MWRGLGLALALCLLPGGGTGSQGQSSLCKWPPAWTVRGRNPMLNSVGSVTVVALLQASUYLCILQASRLEELRVKLEKEGYTNISYVVVNHQGISSRLKYIHLKDKVSENISVYQQEESQTDVWTLLNGQKDDFLIYDRCGRLVYQLSLPYSFLVFPYVEETIKIAYCEKKCGNCSLTTPEDEDFCKNVSSATVEQTTEALQPPHHHWHGHAHGHQHLESGQLSENQQPEAPDAPVHPPPPGLHHHHKHKGHQRQGHPENUDMPAGSESLQLPVPRKKLURKGCINQLLCKLPQNSELAPSSUCUHCRHLVFEKTGSAITUQCKENLPSLCSUQGQWAQENVIESUQURLPAAAUQASQQLKPTEASTNUSUKNKAEMUKUPSN; translated from the exons ATGTGGAGAGGCCTGGGGCTTGCCCTGGCCCTCTGTCTCCTCCCGGGGGGAGGAACGGGGAGCCAGGGGCAGAGCTCCCTCTGTAAGTGGCCCCCGGCCTGGACCGTGAGGGGCCGAAATCCGATGCTGAACTCGGTTGGGTCAGTGACTGTGGTCGCTCTTCTTCAGGCCAGCTGATACCTGTGCATTCTGCAGGCTTCCAG ATTGGAAGAGCTGCGAgtaaaattggagaaagaaggaTATACTAACATCTCCTATGTTGTTGTTAATCATCAAGGAATCTCTTCTCGATTAAAATACATACATCTTAAAGATAAGGTTTCAGAGAATATTTCTGTTTACCAACAAGAAGAAAGCCAAACAGATGTCTGGACTCTTTTAAATGGACAGAAAGATGACTTCCTCATATATGACAG atGCGGCCGTCTTGTATATCAACTTAGTTTGCCTTACTCCTTCCTAGTCTTCCCATATGTGGAAGAAACCATTAAGATTGCTTACTGCGAAAAGAAATGTGGAAACTGCTCTCTCACg ACACCAGAGGATGAAGACTTCTGTAAGAATGTATCTTCGGCTACTGTGGAACAGACCACCGAGGCCCTGCAGCCACCTCATCATCACTGGCATGGTCATGCGCATGGGCATCAGCATCTTGAAAGTGGTCAGCTTTCAGAGAATCAGCAACCAGAGGCACCAGATGCTCCTGTGCACCCCCCGCCTCCAGGCCTTCATCACCACCATAAGCACAAGGGCCACCAAAGACAGGGTCACCCAGAGAACTGAGATATGCCAGCAGGAAGTGAAAGTTTACAACTTCCTGTTCCACGAAAGAAGCTCTGACGAAAGGGATGTATAAACCAATTACTCTGCAAGTTGCCCCAAAATTCAGAGTTGGCCCCTAGCAGCTGATGCTGACACTGTCGACACCTGGTATTTGAAAAAACAGGGTCTGCAATCACCTGACAGTGTAAAGAAAACCTCCCCTCTTTATGTAGCTGACAGGGACAATGGGCACAGGAGAACGTCATTGAATCTTGACAGTGACGTTTGCCTGCAGCTGCCTGACAGGCAAGTCAGCAGCTAAAGCCCACAGAAGCCAGCACCAATTGAAGCTGAAAAAATAAGGCAGAAATGTGAAAGTGACCTtcaaactaa